A single region of the Streptomyces sp. NBC_01262 genome encodes:
- a CDS encoding transcriptional regulator, whose amino-acid sequence MTQHDRDDDEDDVPEWADHVVATIAAEVRRRRKELRMSAQDLADACEEIGYPIPRNVIANMESGRRSTLPLVEVMVLAQALHTSPICLLYPVGYVEEVQRLPFQHPESTWEVMHWFTGDHDEWDVDDFMLRSFRDHARYLRAAQTALRGEKRERWRAETASNPAEREEALSNQATYAERAADAKYRLRSARAFIREDGGKPPRLPPELADVDPPTANTTEENEI is encoded by the coding sequence ATGACACAACACGATCGCGATGATGATGAAGACGACGTACCCGAGTGGGCGGACCACGTCGTCGCCACCATCGCTGCCGAAGTCAGACGCCGAAGGAAGGAGCTGCGCATGAGCGCCCAGGACCTGGCCGACGCCTGCGAGGAGATCGGCTATCCGATCCCGCGCAACGTCATCGCCAACATGGAGTCAGGCCGCCGCTCCACCCTGCCCCTGGTCGAGGTCATGGTCCTGGCCCAGGCCCTGCACACGTCCCCGATCTGCCTGCTCTACCCGGTCGGGTACGTCGAGGAGGTCCAGCGGCTGCCCTTCCAGCACCCCGAATCGACCTGGGAGGTCATGCACTGGTTCACCGGCGACCACGACGAGTGGGACGTCGACGACTTCATGCTCCGCAGCTTCCGCGACCACGCCCGCTACCTACGCGCGGCCCAGACCGCCCTGCGGGGCGAGAAACGCGAGCGCTGGAGGGCAGAAACCGCCTCCAACCCCGCCGAGCGCGAAGAGGCCCTGAGCAACCAGGCCACCTACGCCGAAAGAGCCGCCGACGCGAAGTACCGGCTCCGCAGCGCCCGAGCCTTCATCCGCGAGGACGGCGGCAAGCCACCCCGCCTCCCGCCCGAACTCGCCGATGTAGACCCACCCACCGCCAACACCACCGAGGAGAACGAGATTTGA
- a CDS encoding site-specific integrase, whose product MKGSTYRRCYCRDAETGKPLGKSCPQLKTRKHGTYSIRQELPACEDGSRRAFNRAGYTTLKEAQADLDHIRSLLGIPDSDDPEGQTAIAEMLEQVADEKSPIPAIEETRRRFNTGQQLIGRLTVADWLDRWLAAKRVRKSTVKRYASDVRVHLKPRIGHVRIDRLRVSHIAEMFAAIEDTNAKILEGNALRRTALAELTAVPWKGLENRARRKAMKAAVDDMPPFRKTTGPTARRHIRSTLRAALNDAITEQIITFNPAAYVKLAAAQKPKALLWTAERVAKWEETGEKPSPVMVWTPEQVGAFLDFVTEDRLYGMWHLIAHRGLRRGEACGQPWSETRLDSGSVTVSSQLVPEGADVEESTPKTASGFRIVALDDGTTAALKTHRARQEAEREKWGEAWVDTGRVFTNEDGTWLHPDRVTDLFERLVTASGLPPIRLHDLRHVAATLMLAGGADMKTVQEMLGHSSITITMDIYASVLPELAKEAAEAAAKLVPRQVRNPPAHASLTQEAS is encoded by the coding sequence TTGAAGGGCTCCACCTACCGCCGCTGCTACTGCCGGGACGCCGAGACCGGCAAGCCGCTCGGCAAGTCCTGCCCCCAGCTCAAGACCCGAAAGCACGGCACCTACTCCATCCGCCAGGAGCTGCCCGCTTGCGAGGACGGCTCACGCCGCGCCTTCAACCGCGCCGGCTACACCACCCTCAAGGAGGCCCAAGCCGACCTGGACCACATACGCAGCCTGCTCGGCATCCCGGACTCGGACGACCCCGAGGGGCAGACCGCGATCGCCGAGATGCTGGAGCAGGTCGCCGACGAAAAGTCACCAATCCCCGCCATCGAGGAGACCCGGCGCCGTTTCAACACCGGCCAGCAGCTGATCGGTCGGCTCACTGTGGCCGACTGGCTCGACCGGTGGCTGGCCGCGAAGCGCGTACGCAAGTCGACCGTCAAGCGCTACGCGAGTGATGTACGGGTCCACCTCAAGCCCCGCATCGGGCACGTGCGGATTGACCGGCTTCGCGTAAGCCACATCGCCGAGATGTTCGCCGCCATCGAGGACACGAACGCCAAGATCCTGGAGGGCAACGCCCTGCGTCGGACCGCCCTCGCGGAGCTGACCGCCGTGCCGTGGAAAGGGCTGGAGAACCGTGCCCGGCGCAAGGCGATGAAAGCGGCCGTCGACGACATGCCGCCGTTCCGTAAGACGACGGGGCCGACAGCCCGCCGGCACATCAGGAGCACCCTGCGCGCGGCGCTCAACGACGCGATCACCGAGCAGATCATCACCTTCAACCCGGCGGCGTACGTGAAGCTGGCAGCGGCCCAGAAGCCGAAGGCGCTGCTGTGGACGGCCGAGCGGGTCGCCAAGTGGGAGGAGACCGGCGAGAAACCCTCACCGGTTATGGTCTGGACGCCGGAGCAGGTGGGCGCCTTCCTCGACTTCGTCACTGAGGACCGGCTGTACGGGATGTGGCATCTGATCGCTCATCGGGGTCTGCGCCGGGGCGAGGCCTGCGGTCAGCCGTGGTCGGAGACACGGCTGGACAGCGGCTCGGTCACCGTGTCCAGCCAGCTCGTCCCGGAGGGAGCAGACGTCGAGGAGTCGACCCCCAAGACCGCGAGCGGCTTCCGCATCGTGGCCCTCGACGACGGCACGACCGCCGCGCTGAAGACCCACCGCGCCCGCCAGGAAGCAGAGCGGGAGAAGTGGGGAGAGGCGTGGGTGGACACCGGCCGCGTCTTCACCAACGAGGACGGCACCTGGCTCCACCCGGACCGGGTCACCGACCTCTTCGAGCGCCTGGTGACCGCCTCCGGGCTCCCGCCCATCCGGCTGCACGACCTACGCCATGTAGCCGCCACGCTCATGCTCGCCGGAGGCGCGGACATGAAGACGGTCCAGGAGATGCTGGGCCACTCCTCGATCACGATCACGATGGACATCTACGCCAGCGTGCTCCCCGAGTTGGCCAAGGAGGCCGCAGAAGCCGCCGCGAAGCTGGTC